Proteins from one Deinococcus sp. AB2017081 genomic window:
- a CDS encoding homocysteine S-methyltransferase family protein — protein sequence MLTDGGLETDLLYNRGIDLPCFAAIVLLRTPEGRAALGEYYRPYLDLARDLGTGFILESPTWRASPDWAAPLGLDQTELDQLNVAAIDLMRGLCAEYAADLPQIVISGCIGPRGDGYVPGKLMGAAEATDYHARQVRVLASAGADMVSALTMTNVAEATGIVHAARQVDVPVVISFTVETDGRLPTGDTLMDAVTAVDAATGGHAAYFMVNCAHPDHFAAVLDQGAAWTQRLRGIRANASRCSHEELNAMTELDAGDPTELGQLYRALLATQPQLTVLGGCCGTDLRHVTAVARACLNHA from the coding sequence ATGCTCACCGACGGCGGGTTGGAGACCGACCTTCTGTACAACCGGGGCATCGACCTGCCCTGCTTCGCCGCGATCGTGCTGCTGCGCACGCCGGAGGGACGGGCGGCGCTGGGGGAGTATTACCGCCCCTACCTGGATCTGGCGCGCGACCTCGGGACAGGGTTCATCCTTGAAAGTCCCACGTGGCGGGCCAGTCCCGACTGGGCGGCACCGCTGGGGCTCGACCAGACGGAGCTCGATCAGCTGAATGTCGCCGCCATCGACCTGATGCGCGGTCTGTGCGCCGAATATGCGGCCGACCTTCCCCAGATCGTGATCAGCGGCTGCATCGGGCCACGCGGCGACGGCTACGTGCCCGGCAAGCTCATGGGCGCCGCCGAGGCGACCGACTACCATGCCCGCCAGGTGCGCGTGCTCGCGTCGGCGGGGGCCGACATGGTCTCGGCCCTGACCATGACGAACGTGGCCGAGGCGACCGGCATCGTGCACGCGGCCCGGCAGGTTGACGTGCCCGTGGTGATTTCATTCACCGTGGAGACGGACGGCCGGCTGCCGACGGGCGATACCCTGATGGACGCGGTGACGGCGGTGGACGCGGCCACAGGCGGCCACGCCGCGTATTTCATGGTCAACTGCGCCCATCCCGACCACTTCGCGGCGGTGCTGGATCAGGGGGCCGCGTGGACACAGCGCCTCCGTGGCATCCGCGCCAATGCCTCGCGCTGCAGCCACGAGGAGCTGAACGCCATGACAGAACTCGACGCGGGCGACCCCACCGAACTCGGGCAGCTCTACCGCGCACTCCTGGCGACCCAGCCACAGCTCACGGTGCTCGGTGGGTGCTGCGGCACCGACCTGAGGCACGTGACCGCTGTCGCCCGCGCCTGCCTGAACCACGCCTGA
- a CDS encoding nucleotidyltransferase family protein, which produces MTSTSLPVAGVLLAAGLSTRMGQPKQLADLHGRPLCTYAARALADAGHDHLLAVVPPGEVGDRIRAALSGLGFAFVVNPEPGRGLASSFRAAVHALPPGLAGANFALADMPLVTAGVHRALLGAFRDSGAPVVLAVYGDGDGAVRAPPHVFRADLLDAVKATPDADHGPRSLIALHRAHAVTVSVPAGLLLDVDTPDALLAAQVALPAG; this is translated from the coding sequence GTGACTTCCACCTCCCTTCCCGTGGCCGGCGTGCTGCTCGCGGCCGGCCTGAGCACCCGCATGGGACAGCCCAAACAGCTGGCCGACCTGCACGGCCGCCCGCTGTGTACCTACGCGGCCCGCGCGCTGGCAGATGCCGGCCATGACCACCTGCTGGCCGTCGTACCACCGGGAGAGGTGGGTGACCGCATCCGGGCGGCGCTGTCCGGACTGGGCTTCGCGTTCGTGGTGAATCCGGAGCCGGGGCGCGGGCTGGCCTCATCGTTCCGGGCGGCCGTGCACGCCCTGCCTCCGGGACTTGCGGGCGCGAACTTCGCACTGGCCGACATGCCGCTGGTCACGGCCGGAGTGCACCGGGCGCTGCTCGGGGCCTTCCGCGACTCCGGAGCGCCGGTCGTCCTGGCGGTGTACGGCGATGGGGACGGCGCGGTGCGGGCCCCGCCGCACGTGTTCCGTGCCGACCTGCTGGACGCCGTGAAGGCCACACCAGATGCGGATCACGGGCCGCGCAGCCTGATCGCGCTGCACCGTGCCCACGCCGTCACCGTGTCCGTCCCGGCCGGGCTGCTGCTGGATGTGGACACCCCGGACGCGCTGCTGGCCGCCCAGGTGGCGCTGCCTGCCGGATGA
- a CDS encoding SRPBCC family protein: MKLNYSGQEKVQAPPAVVWAFVQDPERVARCLPDVQEVVVHDQTHMDATVQVGVGMVRGKFKFKIEVLPDEAAGRVNVKVQGGGLGSVVDLTAGANVVDNGDGTTLLDWDGEASMRGPVATVGGRMLDVQAQKLISKTFENMSANIGASSGTLA, translated from the coding sequence ATGAAACTGAATTACTCCGGCCAGGAGAAGGTGCAGGCCCCGCCTGCTGTCGTGTGGGCCTTCGTGCAGGATCCCGAGCGGGTGGCCCGTTGCCTGCCTGACGTGCAGGAAGTGGTCGTGCATGACCAGACGCACATGGACGCGACCGTGCAGGTGGGTGTGGGCATGGTGCGCGGCAAATTCAAGTTCAAGATCGAGGTGCTGCCCGACGAGGCGGCCGGACGCGTGAACGTGAAGGTGCAGGGCGGCGGGCTGGGCAGCGTCGTGGACCTCACGGCCGGGGCGAACGTCGTGGACAACGGTGACGGCACGACCCTGCTGGACTGGGACGGCGAGGCGAGCATGCGCGGCCCGGTCGCCACGGTGGGCGGCCGGATGCTGGACGTCCAGGCGCAGAAGCTGATCTCGAAGACCTTCGAGAACATGAGCGCCAACATCGGCGCGTCGTCCGGCACCCTGGCCTGA